In one Terriglobales bacterium genomic region, the following are encoded:
- a CDS encoding oligogalacturonate lyase family protein: MRIISVFLLLAAGAYAQVPAIPSSAASAQSASSVQEPPREWVDPATHHRIVRLSDEPGTASLYFHQNAYTAKGDLLLVTTHEGLSVIDLQTHKIRQVVEGRVRNVIVGRKTRQVFYLKGDTAYATNLDSGETRSIATEARLRTGSGFAVNADETLLAGSWEDNPQTPQQNATQLPRDRGDNYPGKGSMMERRLAAKIPMSLYTIDIKTGKINTFNHSIDWLNHVQFSPTDPNLIMFCHEGPWHKVDRIWTIKRDGTELRQIHHRHMEMEIAGHEFFSPDGKTIWYDLQTPKGKEFWLAGFDLASGKTTRYKLECSEWSVHYNEAPDEKHFSGDGGGPNSVAKGCNGQWIYLFTPKNGVLEAEKLVDLSKHDYRLEPNASFTPDGKWIVFRSNMFGPTHVFEVEVKRAEE; the protein is encoded by the coding sequence GTGAGAATCATTTCCGTATTCCTTCTGCTCGCCGCGGGCGCTTATGCACAAGTGCCCGCGATTCCCTCTTCCGCGGCTTCGGCGCAATCGGCGTCTTCAGTGCAGGAACCCCCACGCGAGTGGGTGGATCCTGCCACGCACCACCGCATCGTTCGCCTGTCGGATGAGCCCGGCACCGCGAGTCTCTATTTTCACCAGAACGCCTACACCGCCAAGGGCGACCTGCTGCTTGTCACCACGCATGAGGGGCTGTCGGTCATCGACCTTCAGACCCACAAGATTCGGCAGGTTGTGGAGGGCAGGGTTCGCAACGTGATCGTCGGACGCAAGACGCGGCAAGTCTTCTATCTAAAAGGAGACACCGCGTACGCCACAAATCTCGATAGCGGTGAGACGCGCAGCATCGCGACGGAGGCGCGCCTGCGTACCGGATCGGGCTTCGCCGTGAATGCCGACGAGACTCTGCTCGCAGGAAGCTGGGAGGACAATCCGCAGACTCCACAGCAGAACGCGACGCAGCTTCCGCGCGACCGCGGCGACAACTATCCCGGCAAAGGTTCGATGATGGAGCGGCGCCTGGCGGCGAAGATTCCGATGTCGCTCTACACGATCGATATCAAAACGGGAAAGATCAACACCTTCAATCATTCGATCGACTGGCTCAATCATGTCCAGTTCTCGCCTACCGATCCGAATCTGATCATGTTTTGCCACGAAGGGCCGTGGCATAAGGTTGATCGCATCTGGACCATCAAGAGGGATGGCACCGAACTCCGCCAAATCCATCATCGCCACATGGAAATGGAGATCGCAGGACACGAATTCTTTAGCCCCGACGGCAAGACGATCTGGTACGACCTGCAGACGCCGAAAGGGAAAGAGTTCTGGCTGGCGGGATTCGATCTGGCGAGCGGAAAAACAACGCGCTATAAGCTCGAGTGCAGCGAGTGGTCAGTCCATTACAACGAAGCGCCCGACGAGAAACACTTCTCCGGCGATGGCGGTGGGCCGAATAGCGTCGCCAAAGGCTGCAACGGCCAGTGGATCTATCTATTCACTCCGAAAAACGGCGTGCTTGAGGCCGAGAAGCTGGTCGATCTCTCCAAACATGATTACCGACTGGAGCCGAATGCAAGCTTCACGCCCGACGGCAAGTGGATTGTATTTCGCTCGAACATGTTCGGACCGACGCATGTGTTTGAAGTGGAAGTGAAGCGGGCGGAGGAATGA
- a CDS encoding rhamnogalacturonan acetylesterase, whose translation MLLRLLAALLVLAANSAAQNGNSLALGGMRFNFGQHARKGFTQATLHTLYDSARGYGFMQPPNVLQEQSSVCADAPFFFSLDVPEGKYDVTLRLGDERDDSSIAVKAEARRLLVEPLQIRRRKFVTRRFTLNVRYKELANGKIVHLKNDEKNDLDWDHRLSLEFNGAHPCVNELEVKKNDQAITVYLAGDSTVTDQRREPWAAWGQMLPRFFRPGVTIANHAESGESLKSFIGEERLAKVLETIRPGDYLFIQFAHNDQKPGPAHVDAFTTYKEYLLRYINAAREKHAFPVLVTSMLRRRFDANGKIINTLEDYPEAMRQLAKEQKVALIDLNAMSKTLFETLGPEGTLEAFVHYPAHTFPGQDQELKDDTHFNSYGA comes from the coding sequence ATGCTTTTAAGATTACTCGCTGCCCTCTTAGTCCTCGCTGCAAACTCTGCAGCCCAGAATGGGAATTCGTTGGCTTTGGGCGGTATGAGATTCAACTTCGGCCAGCATGCGCGTAAGGGATTTACTCAGGCCACGCTCCATACTCTGTACGATTCCGCTCGTGGATACGGCTTCATGCAGCCGCCAAATGTACTGCAGGAACAAAGCAGTGTTTGTGCCGACGCGCCATTCTTTTTTTCGCTCGACGTTCCGGAAGGAAAGTACGACGTAACGCTTCGCCTCGGAGATGAACGGGATGATTCCTCCATAGCAGTGAAAGCGGAAGCGCGGCGGCTTCTGGTCGAGCCGTTGCAGATTCGGCGGCGTAAGTTCGTGACTCGGCGCTTCACTTTAAACGTTCGTTACAAAGAATTAGCTAACGGCAAGATCGTTCACCTCAAGAATGATGAGAAGAACGATCTCGATTGGGATCATCGCCTCAGTCTGGAGTTCAACGGCGCGCATCCGTGCGTCAACGAACTGGAAGTTAAGAAAAATGATCAAGCGATCACCGTCTATCTGGCTGGCGATTCGACGGTCACGGATCAGCGTCGCGAACCCTGGGCGGCCTGGGGACAGATGCTGCCCCGATTCTTTCGCCCGGGAGTCACAATTGCCAATCATGCAGAGTCAGGCGAGTCGCTGAAGAGCTTCATCGGTGAAGAGCGCCTGGCGAAGGTTCTCGAGACCATCAGACCTGGCGATTACCTCTTCATTCAATTCGCACACAACGACCAGAAGCCCGGGCCGGCGCACGTCGACGCGTTCACTACATACAAAGAATATCTGCTCCGCTATATCAACGCCGCCCGTGAAAAACACGCCTTTCCCGTTTTGGTCACCTCGATGCTGCGGCGGAGGTTCGATGCGAACGGCAAGATCATCAATACGCTTGAAGACTATCCGGAAGCGATGCGGCAATTGGCTAAGGAGCAGAAGGTCGCATTGATCGACCTGAACGCAATGAGCAAAACGCTTTTCGAAACGCTCGGTCCGGAAGGAACTCTAGAAGCGTTTGTCCATTACCCGGCGCATACATTTCCTGGTCAGGATCAGGAGTTGAAAGATGACACTCACTTCAACTCTTACGGCGCATAG
- a CDS encoding carboxypeptidase regulatory-like domain-containing protein has protein sequence MGILYIFLAFVLLLVTSSLPVLAQTNRGGISGTVFDPQGAVVPEATVTVINVGTNEKHVTRTTNAGTYIVSNLDPVTYRVEVETPGFRKAIYEGVKVDTATTVTRNVNLLPGSVATVISVEAQAPLMNTESGTQSQTITARQMQDVPLFNRSVLDLALTAPNVSGTAGSEDADVTSGQPVPGFNININGGRSGSTTMLADGVDNTGVGIARAIVDFTPETVQEFSVQTSAYSAEYGQTGGGVINVTTKSGTNQYHGEALWYTRNPITNAEKWTAGSTRPPNNLRFNQFSGTLGGPVWIPKIYDGRNKTFFFFAGEPRYREDFLVVDTLLPTDAMRQGDFSNLVRTSSGWLPTDVAARFNLTSVGPSTIFQQFNLVNGQMKRISGSPVAFPGNVIPQSMMDPVALKALQFMPEPSDWHLDPNGRVKNYVVNRFVKQDEVRWTLRLDQNFSDKNKANFRYTYVPAVGTRGFGSDVNGNSAAYSWARQFVIADTHVITNRLMNDLRLNYTRGTFSEDYSPEFNIKTGQNISTQLGLPSLTKGGIPLLQFSSDSNGYDAFTNIGSSASTNNYNTEERYNIVDMVYWDRGAMRWKFGVDLTHALLNVAPFFGASGGRWDFRVLQTNSNPSSTSSSTGGNPFASYLLGIPNQIAVRPLLMNYYYRWNSAAAFIQNDWKVKPNLTLNLGVRYDLQLPRTEKNNLQGSFHPELAQSFPLSTPITIPGTTTTLTSFNVVPFQFAGHGSSKYIEPIDRWNFEPRFGFAWSPSMYHDRLVVHGGYGISHQSILGNNRLPNPDFGGFVNASTIASGGGSSGSVDPTSALRLSSNTEAVNPGLTPAQALNIPANGLVFLPSLGIPGYVIAPDTHIPYVQNWNLTFQQEIARNTVLELGYVGSKGTGLYTQLININPRDFSLVQQMENSVVFPGTTGTAVTPIGTESSLNDPLGRKDLLGNTIAVPWGSLASTYQGFNNLNEYFNSQASSIRHAGYISFTRRMKSLEATVNYTFSKSMDNASDASPDTRTLTTPTSSGGNASFGAPLSSDYSISTFDQPHWFTARYVWDMPFGRGRTFLSDAWAPIQAIVGGWTTSGLVRINSEYPFMPTLSDANGLNASLTHTVRPDINSSEPLINPLYNRNCVAVATCEPYVNPAAFMRPEKGTLGDGARVLAIRGPLQKFFDASIQKNFPFPGKWGADGTRRIQFRVDALNVFNHPNWQVSSGNAGPDWMAAPNEGTITLNTTTGVTTFTPISASEYDTWAKINSQPLSNTSSGKSQLSAIQQMINSQRGASGALPTTFWSVPIPQQFATTDPNKFDIRTLDGFKLYRLRQAYNTGFGQLRELQLPRYLQFGIRIFF, from the coding sequence TTGGGAATCCTATACATTTTTCTTGCGTTTGTTCTTCTGCTGGTGACGTCATCTCTTCCCGTTCTGGCACAAACCAATCGCGGCGGCATCAGCGGTACGGTCTTTGATCCACAGGGCGCCGTCGTTCCAGAGGCTACGGTCACCGTGATCAACGTAGGAACCAACGAGAAGCACGTCACCAGGACGACGAACGCCGGAACATACATCGTCAGCAATCTCGATCCGGTCACCTACCGAGTCGAGGTGGAAACGCCCGGGTTCCGCAAGGCAATTTATGAGGGCGTGAAAGTTGATACTGCGACGACGGTCACGCGGAACGTGAATCTGCTGCCAGGGTCGGTCGCCACCGTCATCTCGGTTGAAGCCCAGGCGCCGCTCATGAACACCGAGTCAGGCACGCAGTCACAGACGATCACTGCGCGACAGATGCAGGATGTTCCGCTGTTCAATCGCAGCGTTCTCGACCTGGCGCTCACCGCGCCAAACGTGAGCGGCACAGCCGGAAGCGAAGACGCCGATGTCACCTCGGGACAGCCGGTGCCGGGCTTCAACATCAACATCAACGGCGGACGCTCAGGGAGCACGACGATGCTCGCCGATGGTGTGGACAACACGGGAGTCGGAATTGCGCGCGCAATAGTGGACTTTACTCCCGAAACGGTACAGGAATTCTCGGTGCAGACGTCGGCGTATTCGGCCGAGTACGGGCAGACCGGCGGCGGCGTCATCAACGTGACCACGAAGTCGGGCACGAATCAGTACCATGGCGAGGCGCTGTGGTATACGCGAAATCCGATCACCAACGCCGAGAAGTGGACTGCCGGCAGCACGCGTCCGCCGAACAATCTGCGCTTCAATCAGTTCTCAGGAACGCTCGGCGGACCGGTGTGGATCCCGAAGATCTACGACGGCCGCAACAAGACCTTCTTCTTCTTTGCCGGAGAACCGCGATATCGCGAAGATTTTCTGGTGGTCGACACGCTGCTGCCAACCGACGCGATGCGCCAGGGCGACTTCAGTAATCTCGTCCGCACCAGCAGCGGATGGCTGCCCACCGACGTGGCTGCGCGCTTCAATTTGACATCGGTCGGTCCCAGCACGATTTTCCAGCAGTTCAATCTGGTGAACGGACAGATGAAACGCATTTCCGGCAGTCCAGTAGCGTTTCCCGGAAATGTGATTCCGCAGTCGATGATGGATCCGGTCGCGCTGAAGGCATTGCAGTTCATGCCTGAGCCCAGCGACTGGCATCTCGATCCGAATGGGCGCGTGAAGAATTACGTTGTAAATCGATTTGTCAAACAGGATGAAGTCCGCTGGACACTGCGCCTCGATCAAAATTTCAGCGACAAGAACAAAGCCAATTTCCGCTATACCTATGTGCCGGCAGTGGGCACGCGCGGCTTCGGCAGTGACGTAAACGGGAATTCGGCGGCCTACAGTTGGGCGCGGCAGTTCGTGATTGCCGATACACACGTGATCACGAATCGACTGATGAACGACTTACGACTGAACTACACGCGCGGCACGTTCAGCGAGGACTACTCGCCTGAATTCAACATCAAGACTGGACAAAATATCTCAACACAACTCGGCCTCCCGAGCCTGACCAAAGGCGGCATACCGCTGTTGCAGTTCAGCAGCGACAGCAATGGTTACGACGCATTCACGAACATCGGCTCCTCGGCTTCGACCAACAACTACAACACCGAAGAACGCTACAACATCGTCGACATGGTCTATTGGGACCGAGGGGCCATGCGGTGGAAGTTCGGCGTCGATCTGACGCATGCGTTGCTGAACGTAGCGCCATTTTTCGGCGCGTCGGGCGGGCGTTGGGACTTTCGCGTCTTGCAGACTAACTCGAATCCTTCGTCAACAAGCTCGTCGACTGGCGGCAATCCCTTCGCAAGCTATCTGCTGGGAATCCCGAACCAAATAGCGGTTCGTCCGTTGCTGATGAACTATTACTATCGCTGGAACTCGGCGGCGGCATTCATCCAGAACGACTGGAAGGTGAAGCCGAATCTCACGCTGAACCTCGGCGTTCGCTACGATCTGCAACTGCCACGCACGGAAAAGAACAATCTTCAAGGCTCCTTCCATCCGGAGTTGGCGCAGTCTTTCCCGCTGAGCACGCCGATCACGATACCGGGTACCACGACGACTCTGACGTCCTTCAACGTAGTGCCGTTCCAATTTGCAGGTCATGGCTCGTCGAAGTACATCGAGCCCATCGATCGTTGGAATTTTGAACCTCGATTCGGGTTCGCATGGAGCCCTTCCATGTATCACGATCGCTTGGTTGTGCACGGCGGCTACGGCATTTCGCACCAATCGATCCTCGGCAATAACCGGCTACCGAACCCAGACTTTGGCGGATTCGTAAACGCATCAACCATAGCGAGCGGAGGGGGTTCCAGCGGCAGCGTTGATCCCACTTCGGCGTTGCGGCTCTCCAGCAATACCGAGGCTGTCAATCCGGGGCTAACTCCTGCGCAGGCGCTGAACATCCCGGCGAACGGCCTTGTGTTTCTTCCGAGCCTCGGCATTCCGGGATACGTCATTGCGCCGGACACGCACATTCCTTACGTCCAGAATTGGAACCTGACATTCCAGCAGGAAATTGCGCGCAATACCGTTTTGGAACTCGGTTATGTTGGCTCTAAGGGGACGGGTTTGTACACGCAATTGATCAACATCAATCCGCGTGACTTCAGCCTGGTTCAGCAGATGGAGAACTCTGTCGTTTTTCCGGGCACGACGGGGACAGCGGTGACGCCGATCGGCACCGAGAGTAGCCTCAACGATCCGCTCGGCCGCAAAGACCTGCTTGGCAATACGATCGCGGTTCCCTGGGGTTCACTGGCGAGTACCTACCAAGGCTTCAACAATCTGAACGAGTATTTTAATTCGCAGGCAAGCAGCATTCGGCACGCGGGCTACATAAGCTTCACGCGTCGGATGAAGAGCCTCGAAGCAACGGTGAACTACACGTTCTCGAAGTCGATGGACAACGCCTCCGATGCCAGTCCCGATACGCGCACGCTTACGACGCCGACCTCGAGCGGCGGGAACGCGAGTTTCGGAGCGCCACTGAGTTCAGACTATTCGATCTCGACCTTCGATCAGCCGCACTGGTTCACCGCGCGTTACGTGTGGGACATGCCGTTTGGCCGCGGACGAACGTTCCTGAGTGATGCCTGGGCGCCGATCCAGGCCATCGTCGGGGGCTGGACGACGAGTGGTTTGGTCCGCATCAATAGCGAATATCCGTTCATGCCGACACTCAGCGACGCCAACGGATTGAATGCCAGCCTCACGCACACGGTTCGCCCCGATATAAATTCCAGTGAACCGCTGATCAACCCGCTTTATAACCGGAATTGCGTCGCGGTTGCGACCTGCGAACCATACGTAAATCCGGCGGCATTTATGCGTCCCGAAAAGGGAACGCTTGGGGATGGCGCGCGTGTGCTCGCCATCCGCGGACCACTACAGAAGTTCTTTGATGCGTCAATCCAGAAGAACTTTCCCTTTCCCGGTAAGTGGGGAGCTGACGGCACTCGCCGCATCCAGTTCCGCGTCGACGCGCTGAATGTCTTCAATCACCCGAACTGGCAGGTCAGCTCAGGCAACGCCGGACCAGATTGGATGGCAGCGCCGAACGAGGGGACCATCACGCTGAACACGACTACGGGCGTCACCACATTCACGCCGATTAGCGCCTCTGAGTATGACACATGGGCAAAGATCAACTCGCAGCCGCTGTCGAATACATCCTCGGGCAAGTCGCAGTTGTCGGCCATTCAGCAGATGATCAACTCGCAGCGCGGAGCTTCGGGTGCGCTGCCGACAACCTTCTGGTCCGTGCCGATCCCGCAGCAGTTCGCCACGACCGATCCCAACAAATTCGATATCCGCACGTTAGACGGGTTCAAGCTTTACCGCTTGCGGCAAGCCTACAACACGGGTTTCGGCCAGTTGCGCGAATTGCAGTTGCCGCGCTACCTGCAGTTCGGTATCAGAATCTTCTTTTAA